The sequence below is a genomic window from Arthrobacter sp. U41.
GGTGGGCTTCTTCATCTGGCCGATCCAGATGCCCACGATCATGGCGGCGCCGACAATGTGCAGGAAGACCACGATGTTATAGACAATTTGCATGGCCCCAGTCTAGCCAGAAGATTCTACGCGCCGTAGTAGGACCCGCTGCCGTCAGACCCGCAGTTGCTGCAACGCAGCCTGACCCGGGCACAAAAACGGCGACGGCGGCACGGGCCCGTGGTTTCCCGCCGGTGCCCGCACCGCCGTCGCCGTTGGTGTCCTTGAACCCTTGAGGCTAGAGTCCGAGGTCGGCTTCGAAAGCGCCTTCCTCAAGGCGGGCCTTCAGCGTCTGCAGGAAGCGTCCCGCGTCGGCGCCGTCGACCAGCCGGTGGTCGTACGTCAGGCAGAGGTACATCATCGAGCGGATGGCCAGCGAGTCATCGCCGTTCTCATCGGCGACCACAACGGCGCGCTTGACGATCGCCCCGGTGCCGAGGATGGCAACCTGCGGCTGGTTGATGACCGGCGTGTCGAACAGGGCGCCCACGGAACCGATGTTGGTGATGCTGAAGGTTCCGCCGGAGAGCTCGTCCGGGCCGATCTTGCCCTTGCGGGTCCGGTCCGCGACGTCGGCGATCTTTCCGGCCAGGCCGGCGAGGTTCAGGTTGCCGGCGTCGGCAATGACCGGGACCAGCAGGCCCTTGTCCGTGTCCACCGCAATCGCCAGGTGCTCGGCGTTGTGGTAGGTGATCTCCTGCTTGTCCTCGTCGTAGGAGGCGTTGACCTTCGGGTGCTGCTTCAGGGCCTCGGCCACAGCCTTGGCGATGAAGGGCAGGAAGGTCAGCTTGGAGCCGTTCTGGGCCTGGAAGGAGTCCTTGGCCTTGGCGCGCAGCTTGGCGACCTTGGTCATGTCCACCTCGTGCACCTGCGTCAGCTGGGCGGAGATGTCCAGCGACTCGCGCATCCGGCGGGCAATGACCTGGCGGATCCGCGGGGCCTTCTGCACGGTGCCGCGCAGCGAGGACACGTCAGCGGACGGGCGCGCGGCCGGAGCAGCGGACGGTGCGGGAGCCGAAGGAGCCGGGGCTGCCTTGGCTTCAGCTGCTGCCAGCACGTCCTGCTTGCGGATCCGGCCACCGACGCCGGTGCCGCTGAGGGAGCTGATGTCCACGCCCTGCTGGTTGGCCAGCTTGCGGACCAGCGGAGTGACGTAGCCGGACTCAGCGGACGAAGCGGCCGGGGCAGCCTCAGCGGCCGGGGCAGCTTCCTTGGCGGGGGCAGCGGGTGCTTCCTGCTTGGGAGCCTCCTGCTTCGGGGCCTCAGCCGGAGCAGCAGCCTTGGGAGCTTCCTGCTTCGGTGCTGCTTCCTTCGGAGCTGCTGCTTCTTTCGGAGCTTCCGGGGCCGGGGCCGGGGCCGGGGCCGGGGCCGCGGCGGGGGCCGCGGCGCCGGAACCGATCACGGCGAGGACGGAGCCGACCTCGGCCGTTTCGTCCTCGGCAACGCGGATTTCCTGCAGGGTGCCGGCCACCGGGGACGGGATCTCGGTGTCGACCTTGTCGGTGGAAACCTCGAGCAGCGGCTCGTCGACCTCGACGGTGTCACCGATGCTCTTGAGCCAGCGCGTGACGGTGCCTTCGGTGACGCTCTCGCCCAGGGCCGGGAGAGTGACCTCATGGCTTTCGCCGGCGGGAGCGGCTTCTGCGGGAGCCGCGGCGGCGGGCGCCTCAGCTTCCGGCGCCGGTGCCTCGGCGGCCGACGGCGATTCCGCCGGCGCTGCTTCAGCCTCAGCGGGCGCTTCCTCGGCCGGGGCCTCTGCGGCAGGGGCTTCGGCTGAGCCGGCGGAACCGGAGCCGTCGCCGATGCGCACGAGCGGTGCGCCGACTTCAGCCGTCTCGTCTTCGGCGACGAGGATTTCCTCAATCACGCCGGCGATCGGAGAGGGGATCTCGGTGTCTACTTTGTCGGTGGAAACCTCGAGCAGCGGCTCGTCCACCTCTACCCGGTCACCTACCTGCTTGAGCCAGCGGGTGACGGTTCCTTCGGTGACACTCTCACCGAGGGCGGGCAAGTTAACGGATTCAGACATGTCGTCCCCGTTCTCCTTATTGATCTTTAGTGCGGATGATTGCTGCCTTGATCGAGCTTAGTGCACCCGGCATTTCGGGCCGGGTGCACTAAGCTCTGTGGTCTTGCGGTGGTGCGGGCGGAACTGCTAACCGTGCAGGGCCTTGCCGGCCAAAGCCAGGTGGGCCTCGCCCAGGGACTCGTTCTGCGTCGGGTGTGCGTGGACCAGCTGGGCCACGTCCTCCGGGTAGGCCTCCCAGTTCACGATCAGCTGGGCTTCGCCGACCTGCTCACCCATGCGGGCGCCGATCATGTGAACGCCGATCACGGGGCCGTTTTTCTGGCGGACCAGCTTGACCAGGCCGGACGTGCCCAGGATGGAGCTTTTGCCGTTGCCGGCGAGGTTGTATTCCTGGGTCTGGATCTGGTCGTCACCAAACTTGGCCTTGGCGGCCTTCTCGGAGTAGCCCACCGTGGCGATTTCGGGCTCGGAGTAGGTGACCTTGGGGATGTTGATGTCCTCGACGACGACGGGCTTCAGGCCGGCGATCTCTTCGGCGACGAAGATGCCCTGCTGGTAGCCGCGGTGCGCCAACTGGACGCCGGGAACGATGTCGCCCACGGCGTAGACGTTGCCGACACCGGTGTGCAGGCGCTCGTTGGTGATGACGAAGCCGCGGTCGATGGTCAGCCCGGCGTCCTCGTAGCCGAGGTTCGCCGTGACCGGGCCGCGGCCAACGGCGACGAGCATAAGGTCCGCCTCGAAGGTCTTGCCGTCCACGAGGGTGACCTTGACGCCGTCGGCGTTCTGCTCAACGCCCTGGAAGAAGGTGCCGGTGGAGAACTTGATGCCGCGCTTCTTGAAGGCACGCTCAAAGGCCTTGACGATCGTGGCGTCCTCGTTCGGGACCAGCGAGGGCAGGCCCTCGATGATGGTGACGTCGACTCCGAAGGACTTCCAGACAGAAGCGAACTCGACGCCGATCACGCCGCCGCCCAGGACGATCGCGCTCTTGGGGATGAAATCCATTGTGAGGGCTTCGTCCGAGGTGATGACCTTGCCGCCGATTTCCAGGCCCGGAAGCGAGCGGGAGTAGGAGCCGGTCGCGAGGACAATGTTCTTGCCCTTGTACGCGGTGCCGTTCACAACGATGGTGTCGGTGCCCTGGAGCTTGCCTTCGCCCTCGATGACGGTGATGCCCTTTTTGCCTTTGATGAGACCCTGCAGGCCCTTGAACTTGCCGGCGATAATGGCGTCCTTGTAGGCGTTGACAGCGGTGATGTCGATGCTGTCAAGGGTGACATTGACGCCGTACTTCGCCGAGTCACGGGCGTGGTCGGCCAGTTCTGCGGAGTGCAGCAGGGCCTTGGTGGGGATACAGCCGTTGTGCAGGCAGGTACCGCCGAGCTTGCCCTTTTCGATCAGGCCAACGGTGAGGCCGAGCTGAACGGCCCGCAGGGCAGTTGCGTAGCCGCCGCTGCCGCCGCCGAGTACCAGGATGTCGAATTCTTGCGCAGTTGCCTGATCGGCCACTAAAACGCTCCCTCGCGTGAACGATGACACGAGAGTACGCATCATCTGGTCTTGGAACTTCCTTGCCGCGATTATGCCAGCAGGACAGTTCCCTTTCATTTGTGACTACCGGAGTTCACCTTAGCGAACCACTAATACATGCTCCACCCTGCCATAGCGTTTGTGGAGCGCTTGTGTCCAGTGTCACGCGGCCTGATGTCCGGGGGATCAGCCCCGGCCACCAGGCCGCGCAGAGGACCGGGCGGGCCGTGGGCTCAGGCGGTTTTTGCCAGAATGTCCTCGACATAGGCCACGAGCGTGCGCACGGTGCATCCGGTGCCCTGCTTGTGGTTGTAGCCGTAGGGGCTGCCGTTATTGAAGGACGGGCCGGCGATGTCAATGTGTGCCCAGGGGATCTGCTCGCCGTCCTTGCCCTTGCCGACGAATTCGCGCAGGAAGACGGCCGCCGTCATCATGCCGCCGTGGCGTTCGCCGATATTGGCGAGATCCGCGACCTGCGAGTCGAGGCTGGGGCGCAGCTCCTCCGGCAGCGGCATCGGCCAGACGAGCTCGCCGGCGCGGTCCGCGGCAGCCTTGATCGGGGCGGTGACAGAGTCGGACCCCATCACCCCGGCGGTGCGGTCGCCGAGGGCGATCAGCTGCGCGCCGGTGAGGGTGGCGACGTCGATGATGGCGTCCGGGAACTCCTGGCTTGCGGCGACGATGCCGTCCGCCATCACCAGGCGGCCCTCGGCGTCGGTGTTCAGGACCTCGACGGTTTTGCCGCCGAACATGGTCAGCACGTCGGCCGGGCGCTGCGCAGCGCCGGAGGGCATGTTTTCGGCGATGCAGAGCCATGCGGTCGCCTTGACGGGCAGCCCGAGGCCGGCAATGGCCAGCACGCTGTTAAGGACGACGGCTGCGCCCGCCATGTCGGACTTCATGTCGCCCATGCCAAGGTGCGGCTTGAGCGAGATCCCGCCGGTGTCGAAGGTGATGCCCTTACCCACGAGGGCGATCTTGGCGGTGGCCCTGGCGGGGGAGTATTCGACCTTGACCAGGCGCGGCTGGCGGGTGGAGCCCTTGCCGACGCCGAGGATCCCGCCGAAGCCTTCCTTATCCAGGCGCTTCTCGTCCCACACGGTCACCTTGACGGGCAGGCCTTTGGACAGTTCCTTGGCCGCTTCGGCGAAGGATTCGGGGTAGAGGTGGCTCGGCGGCTGATTGACCAGGGTGCGGGTCGCGTTCACTGCCTTGCCGATCAGGGCTGCGCGGTCCAGGACCGGCTTGAGGGCCTTGTCTGCGGCAAAATCAGTGACGATCACGACGTTCTTCACCGGATCCTTCAGGCCGTCCTGGGAGGAGCGGTATTCGGTGAAGGAGTAGGCGCCCAGTGCGGCGCCCTCGGCGACGGCGGCAACCTCGCCGAGGGACGACGTCGGGAGGGCCAGCGCGACGGTACTGACGCCGGCGAGCTGGCGGACGGCCGAGCCGGCGGCGCGGCGGAGTGCTTCTTCGGTGAGCGGCTGCGATCCGCAAACCTTGCCGACGCCGGCGAGGACGAGCACCTTCGCGCCGGCCTCGGCCAGGCCCGGGAGGCGGTGGGCCTGATCGGCTGCCCCGGTGATGCCAAGAACACTCAGTGAGTCCGCCAGGGCTTCGGCGGCCTTGGCCGTCAGGGGGTTGCTGAGCAGGACGGGTCCGTCCGTGCCCTGCCCCACGCCGATGACGAGGGCGTCGCTGGGGGACCTCTTGAGGTCCCCGGCGACTGCACTAAGTTTGACTTCAGTATTCTTGACCACGAGGGCAGTCCTCAATTCTCTGAGTTTTTTTCGGCAGGAACTGCATGTTCGGCGCCCTGCCATGGAACCTGGGCCACTGCCGGTTTGAGACGCAACCAGGTGTCTTCAAGCCGTCATAAGGCCAGCTTCGATCGTAGTCTCTCCCCGGTGCGGGTGTTCAATTGAATGAGAGCTGGGGCACACTCCGCTCAGGAATGCCCCCGCACTCCGGCGTGTTGTACCCGGTAACAGGGCCGCAGCCCCGCACGGCCCGTCCGGCCGCCCCCAATGACTACGACGAAAGGAACATGCCGTGATTGAACGGATTTCCGGCTCCTTGCTGGACCCCGAATCGCTCTACCTGCGTGATGACGCGCTGTTCCACAGCCCCGAACTGCGCGGACTGAACCTCGTTATGGGATTCACCGGATTCGCTGATGCAGGGCACGTCGTCCGGCAGATCACCGCCGAGATGCTCGACACCCTGGACGCCGAAATGGTGGCCGAGTTCGACGCCGACCAGCTGATCGACTACCGGTCCCGCCGCCCGCAGATCAGCTTCGTCGAAGACCATCTGCAGGATTATCAGGCGCCGCGCCTGGCGCTGTACCGGATGGTCGACGGGCTCGGCAGCCCGTTCCTGCTCCTGGCCGGATTCGAACCGGACCTGCAATGGGAGCGGTTCGCCCGCGCCGTCGTGGGAATCGTCGAGGAGTTGGACGTCAACCTCGTCACCTGGATCCACTCCATTCCCATGCCGGTGCCTCACACGCGGCCCGTCGGAGTCACGGTGCACGGCAACCGCCCGGATCTCATCGAGGGCATTTCGGTCTGGAAGCCCACCGTCGAGGTGCCCGCCGCTGTCGGACACATCCTCGAACTGCGGCTGACGGAAGCCGGGCGCAACGTCGCCGGCTATGTGATGCATGTGCCGCACTACCTTGCCGAAGCCGAATACCCGACGGCCGCCGTCGCCGGTCTCGAATACCTCGGAGCGGCCACCTCGCTGATGCTGCCCACCGACCGGCTCCGTGAAGCCGGCCGGGAAGTCGGACGCCAGATTGCGGAGCAGATCGATGCTTCGGAGGAGGTGCAGCAGGTGGTTTCACGGCTCGAAACCCGCTACGACGAGAACGCCGAAGGCACCGTGCGCCGCTCCCTGCTCGCCGACGAGAACGACCAGCTTCCCAACGGGGACGCCCTCGGCGCGGCGGTGGAGGCCTACCTGCGCAAGGAACCCCGCGAATAAATAGTATTTGTCCCGCCGCTGGCATAATGGGGCAGTGACCTCACCCCGCGCCTGGCTGATCTGGATCATCGGGATCTTCGCGTACCTCGTGGCGGTCACCCAGCGCACGTCGTTCGGGGTGGTGGGACTCGAAGCCACGGAACGCTTCCATGCCAGCGCGGCCGAAATTTCCTTCTTCACCGTGCTGCAGCTCCTCGTTTATGCCGCCCTGCAGATTCCGGTCGGAATCCTCGTGGACCGCTTCGGGTCCCGGGCGATGATCGCCGGCGGCGCCCTGCTGATGGGGCTGGGCCAGCTTCAGCTGGCCTTCGCCGAGAACATCCCCGGAGGCGTGCTGGGACGCGTGCTGGTCGGCGCCGGGGACGCGATGACTTTCATCTCCGTGATCCGGCTGATTCCGATCTGGTTCGCCCCCGCCCGTGTTCCGCTGCTCACCCAGCTGACCGGGATGTCCGGCCAGCTCGGCCAGCTGATCAGTGTGGTGCCGTTCGCCATGGTCCTGCACCTCGCCGGCTGGACCCCTGCCTTCCTGACACTCGCTGCCATGTCAGCCCTCGCCGTGGTGCTTGTGCTGGTCCTGCTGCAGGACCTTCCGTCCGGGCATCCCGCGCCGGCGCCGTCCCAGGGGCTGCGCGCAACCGGGGTCAGGCTGTCCCAGGCCTGGCGGCAGCCCGGCACCAGGCTGGGACTGTGGAGCCACTTCACCATCCAGTTCAGCGGCACCGTCTTCGCGATGACCTGGGGCTATCCGTTCCTGATCTCCGCCCAGGGCCTGGACACCGCCGCCGTGTCGGCGCTGATGACCTTGTACGTGGCCACGGCCATCGCCGCCGGGCCGCTGATGGGCAGCTTTGTCGCGCGTCACCCGCTGCGGCGGTCCACCATGGTGCTGCTGATCGCTGCCGCCACCGCCGCGGCCTGGGCGGCCGTGCTGCTGATCCCGGGCCGTTCCCCGCTGTGGCTGCTGGCCGGGCTTGTGGTGGTGCTCGCCATCGGCGGCCCGGGCTCCATGATCGGCTTTGACTTCGCCCGCACCTTCAACCCGGCCCACCGGATCGGCACCGCCACCGGGATCGTGAACGTTGGCGGCTTCATCGCCGCGCTCATCGCCATCTACCTGATCGGGCTTGTGCTGGACATCCTCTACGCCACCGGATTCTCCCAGGGCGAGCTCTATGGGCTCGATCCGTTCCGGATCGCCCTGAGCGTGCAGTTCCTGCTGCTGGCGGGAGGGGCCGTCGCGATCATTGTCATCCGCCGGAAGGTGCGGAGGCAGATGGCGGCCCAGGGCGTTGTGGTGCCGCCGCTGCTGGCGGCACTCGCCGAGCAGCGCAGGCGGAACGCGGAGCGGCGCCGCACCCCCTGACTGCGCTGGGGCGGCTGGGCGGAGCGCTGTTTGTCGGCCAGGTTGTCCACATAGCACGCGCCGGCCCTGACGCGGTCCCGCGCGGGCCGCCAAGCTGGCTGCATGACAGCTCCCGAACATCTGAGAATCACCGGCCCGGAGGACATCCTCGGGTTCATTCCGCATTCCCTGGGGTACTGGCCGGCCCACAGCCTCGTGGCCATGACCCTGCAGGGCAAACGGCTCGGAGCCACGCTCAGGGTCGACCTCCCCGGCGAAGCCGGCAGTGCTGACCGGACCGGCTCCGCCGGACTGCCGAATTTTGCCCGATCCATTGCGTCCTACCTGGAAGCCGACAAGGACGCGGACGGTTCGCTGCTTGTCCTGTTTACCGAAACCGACGGGGACGGGGCACCCTGGGCGGAGCTCCTGTCCGAGCTTGAGAGCGCCCTGGGCGACGCGGGGATGCCGGTGCGGGACGCCTGGCTCGTCGGGGCCGAGTACTGGCGCAATGCCTATTGCGTTGACCCGTCGTGCTGCGCGCCGCCGGGGCGGCCCGTCGAGGAGATCAGGAACAGCAGGCTCAACGCTGAGATGGTTTTCCGCGGCAGTACTGTCGGGCCGGCCCCGGGAACGGCACCACGCACGCCGCCGCCGGAGGCTGCGGATCCTGCCGTGCTGGAGGCCGAGGGGGAGTGGGACCGGCTGTTCGCTGGGTGCACGCGGGACAGGCGCCAGTTTCGCCAGGTACTGGACGTCTGGGCCCGGGTCTTGCACCGCCCGGCGCCCGGGCCGAAACTGGCCGCGGAGCTGACAGGTTACCTGCGTGCCTCCCTGTGCGTCCCGCCCTGGCGCGACGCGGTCCTTGTGATGGCCGCTGCCGGGCCGGAGGCGGCGGCGCGGGGCGCCGAGGACTTCGGCGTTTTCGACGGAACGACGCCGCGCCCGGCTTGGGCCCGTTCGCTGCCCGGGTCCGCGACGCCGCGGAGGCCGCTGGCGCCGCTGCCTCCGCTGGAAGGCTTCCCGCCCCTGTCTCCACCGCCGTCCCCGCCCGCTGGCCATGGCAACGAGGGCTCCGGCGGCGGCTCCGGCGGCAGTCCGCCCCGGAGGTGCCCGGCTATGGTGAGGTCCTGCTGGGGCTGGCCCCGCCGCTGCCTGACTGGATCTTGATGGCACGGCTGGACCGGGTTCTTGAACAGCTCGGCAACGCCGGCGGCGAGGCGGGAGCCGCAGCGCTGACCGGGCGGGGCTGGATTGAATGGTGCCGCGGCAAGGGGTCCTTCGCGGATGCACTGTTCAGCCGCGCGATTGAGGAGCACCCCGGCTACCGGCTGGCGGAGCTGCTGGGCGAACTGGTCCGTCGCGGGACGCTCTGCGGCTGGGCGGGCAGGAGGGAGGCGGCCTGGCAGAGGTTCGAGCCGGACGTCGCCTGACGCCCGCCCGGCCCCGGCCCGGCCCGGGCCGGGGCGCCGGCGGCAGGATATCGAGGCCCGGGGTCCCGGTTCGGTGCCGATTCCGAAAACCGTGAGACAATGGTTGCCGAGACCCGGTTGGGTCCGTGTATTGAGTGCT
It includes:
- a CDS encoding leucyl aminopeptidase, with amino-acid sequence MVKNTEVKLSAVAGDLKRSPSDALVIGVGQGTDGPVLLSNPLTAKAAEALADSLSVLGITGAADQAHRLPGLAEAGAKVLVLAGVGKVCGSQPLTEEALRRAAGSAVRQLAGVSTVALALPTSSLGEVAAVAEGAALGAYSFTEYRSSQDGLKDPVKNVVIVTDFAADKALKPVLDRAALIGKAVNATRTLVNQPPSHLYPESFAEAAKELSKGLPVKVTVWDEKRLDKEGFGGILGVGKGSTRQPRLVKVEYSPARATAKIALVGKGITFDTGGISLKPHLGMGDMKSDMAGAAVVLNSVLAIAGLGLPVKATAWLCIAENMPSGAAQRPADVLTMFGGKTVEVLNTDAEGRLVMADGIVAASQEFPDAIIDVATLTGAQLIALGDRTAGVMGSDSVTAPIKAAADRAGELVWPMPLPEELRPSLDSQVADLANIGERHGGMMTAAVFLREFVGKGKDGEQIPWAHIDIAGPSFNNGSPYGYNHKQGTGCTVRTLVAYVEDILAKTA
- the sucB gene encoding 2-oxoglutarate dehydrogenase, E2 component, dihydrolipoamide succinyltransferase, yielding MSESVNLPALGESVTEGTVTRWLKQVGDRVEVDEPLLEVSTDKVDTEIPSPIAGVIEEILVAEDETAEVGAPLVRIGDGSGSAGSAEAPAAEAPAEEAPAEAEAAPAESPSAAEAPAPEAEAPAAAAPAEAAPAGESHEVTLPALGESVTEGTVTRWLKSIGDTVEVDEPLLEVSTDKVDTEIPSPVAGTLQEIRVAEDETAEVGSVLAVIGSGAAAPAAAPAPAPAPAPEAPKEAAAPKEAAPKQEAPKAAAPAEAPKQEAPKQEAPAAPAKEAAPAAEAAPAASSAESGYVTPLVRKLANQQGVDISSLSGTGVGGRIRKQDVLAAAEAKAAPAPSAPAPSAAPAARPSADVSSLRGTVQKAPRIRQVIARRMRESLDISAQLTQVHEVDMTKVAKLRAKAKDSFQAQNGSKLTFLPFIAKAVAEALKQHPKVNASYDEDKQEITYHNAEHLAIAVDTDKGLLVPVIADAGNLNLAGLAGKIADVADRTRKGKIGPDELSGGTFSITNIGSVGALFDTPVINQPQVAILGTGAIVKRAVVVADENGDDSLAIRSMMYLCLTYDHRLVDGADAGRFLQTLKARLEEGAFEADLGL
- a CDS encoding DUF4192 domain-containing protein, translated to MTAPEHLRITGPEDILGFIPHSLGYWPAHSLVAMTLQGKRLGATLRVDLPGEAGSADRTGSAGLPNFARSIASYLEADKDADGSLLVLFTETDGDGAPWAELLSELESALGDAGMPVRDAWLVGAEYWRNAYCVDPSCCAPPGRPVEEIRNSRLNAEMVFRGSTVGPAPGTAPRTPPPEAADPAVLEAEGEWDRLFAGCTRDRRQFRQVLDVWARVLHRPAPGPKLAAELTGYLRASLCVPPWRDAVLVMAAAGPEAAARGAEDFGVFDGTTPRPAWARSLPGSATPRRPLAPLPPLEGFPPLSPPPSPPAGHGNEGSGGGSGGSPPRRCPAMVRSCWGWPRRCLTGS
- a CDS encoding proteasome assembly chaperone family protein, with translation MIERISGSLLDPESLYLRDDALFHSPELRGLNLVMGFTGFADAGHVVRQITAEMLDTLDAEMVAEFDADQLIDYRSRRPQISFVEDHLQDYQAPRLALYRMVDGLGSPFLLLAGFEPDLQWERFARAVVGIVEELDVNLVTWIHSIPMPVPHTRPVGVTVHGNRPDLIEGISVWKPTVEVPAAVGHILELRLTEAGRNVAGYVMHVPHYLAEAEYPTAAVAGLEYLGAATSLMLPTDRLREAGREVGRQIAEQIDASEEVQQVVSRLETRYDENAEGTVRRSLLADENDQLPNGDALGAAVEAYLRKEPRE
- the lpdA gene encoding dihydrolipoyl dehydrogenase, translated to MADQATAQEFDILVLGGGSGGYATALRAVQLGLTVGLIEKGKLGGTCLHNGCIPTKALLHSAELADHARDSAKYGVNVTLDSIDITAVNAYKDAIIAGKFKGLQGLIKGKKGITVIEGEGKLQGTDTIVVNGTAYKGKNIVLATGSYSRSLPGLEIGGKVITSDEALTMDFIPKSAIVLGGGVIGVEFASVWKSFGVDVTIIEGLPSLVPNEDATIVKAFERAFKKRGIKFSTGTFFQGVEQNADGVKVTLVDGKTFEADLMLVAVGRGPVTANLGYEDAGLTIDRGFVITNERLHTGVGNVYAVGDIVPGVQLAHRGYQQGIFVAEEIAGLKPVVVEDINIPKVTYSEPEIATVGYSEKAAKAKFGDDQIQTQEYNLAGNGKSSILGTSGLVKLVRQKNGPVIGVHMIGARMGEQVGEAQLIVNWEAYPEDVAQLVHAHPTQNESLGEAHLALAGKALHG
- a CDS encoding DUF4192 family protein; the protein is MARLDRVLEQLGNAGGEAGAAALTGRGWIEWCRGKGSFADALFSRAIEEHPGYRLAELLGELVRRGTLCGWAGRREAAWQRFEPDVA
- a CDS encoding MFS transporter; its protein translation is MTSPRAWLIWIIGIFAYLVAVTQRTSFGVVGLEATERFHASAAEISFFTVLQLLVYAALQIPVGILVDRFGSRAMIAGGALLMGLGQLQLAFAENIPGGVLGRVLVGAGDAMTFISVIRLIPIWFAPARVPLLTQLTGMSGQLGQLISVVPFAMVLHLAGWTPAFLTLAAMSALAVVLVLVLLQDLPSGHPAPAPSQGLRATGVRLSQAWRQPGTRLGLWSHFTIQFSGTVFAMTWGYPFLISAQGLDTAAVSALMTLYVATAIAAGPLMGSFVARHPLRRSTMVLLIAAATAAAWAAVLLIPGRSPLWLLAGLVVVLAIGGPGSMIGFDFARTFNPAHRIGTATGIVNVGGFIAALIAIYLIGLVLDILYATGFSQGELYGLDPFRIALSVQFLLLAGGAVAIIVIRRKVRRQMAAQGVVVPPLLAALAEQRRRNAERRRTP